From the genome of Candidatus Amarolinea dominans, one region includes:
- a CDS encoding GNAT family N-acetyltransferase gives MPETWHALFVAYVEGQPASIGWVYFHPNSQFAGLFGAATRTEYRKRGLYSALLAVRVQEAISRGYAFVTTGAGPMSRPILLQNGFRLLTHAYAHEGKDKST, from the coding sequence GTGCCAGAAACCTGGCACGCTTTATTTGTGGCCTATGTCGAGGGCCAACCTGCCTCTATCGGCTGGGTGTACTTTCACCCAAACAGTCAGTTTGCCGGCCTCTTTGGCGCCGCGACAAGAACTGAGTACCGCAAGCGCGGCTTGTATTCAGCCCTGCTTGCCGTACGCGTCCAGGAGGCCATTAGCCGGGGTTATGCGTTTGTCACCACGGGCGCCGGCCCCATGAGCCGCCCCATTCTGTTGCAGAACGGTTTTCGTTTGCTCACCCATGCTTATGCG
- the rpsI gene encoding 30S ribosomal protein S9, protein MATVRYYEGIGRRKTSTARVRLYPGTGSIVVNERSLEDYFPRETDRIKLLRPLNVTESQDQYNVSVHVAGGGTSGQTGAVIMGVARALVEADEAFKTTLRKFGFLTRDARAVERKKPGLTKARRAKQYTKR, encoded by the coding sequence ATGGCTACAGTTCGCTATTACGAGGGCATTGGGCGCCGCAAGACTTCCACGGCACGGGTACGTCTGTATCCGGGCACGGGCAGCATCGTGGTCAACGAGCGCTCCCTGGAGGATTACTTCCCGCGCGAGACCGATCGCATCAAACTGCTGCGTCCGCTGAACGTGACTGAGTCGCAGGATCAGTACAACGTCTCGGTCCACGTGGCCGGCGGCGGCACGTCCGGTCAAACCGGCGCGGTCATCATGGGCGTTGCGCGTGCCCTGGTGGAGGCCGACGAGGCTTTCAAGACCACCCTGCGCAAGTTCGGCTTCCTGACACGTGACGCCCGTGCGGTGGAGCGCAAGAAGCCTGGTCTGACCAAGGCCCGCCGCGCGAAGCAGTACACCAAGCGCTAG